A stretch of the Medicago truncatula cultivar Jemalong A17 chromosome 5, MtrunA17r5.0-ANR, whole genome shotgun sequence genome encodes the following:
- the LOC11419069 gene encoding uncharacterized protein isoform X2: MFLTTTKSYISSPFISFRKISSFSKPKLWNIVPSSSTEHLSLGLSISARNMSVSCTYSSKNGSHSHGSTIQGGEAFFRGVLESMQSVYLNRNPTAKAILDLVHSVENNSLCYDHLAFRTFGVNGYGIDSMAGFFLDYGYTQREELRFPGKKLRALWFSPPADSFSGSGSGMNGPLPRIFISELLVDQMSPQTQEIIRKYTESSGNGKKYAALASSLGHLTWEKPLYSEFQQLARESEYAAWTLVNGHALNHVTISTHRLKTHLRDIKKLNKFLEENGFRLNSEGGVLKVSPDGLLQQSSTVADSVSFQFSDGITESVPCSYIEFAERFVLPQYENLPHTEIKEFHRRDGFEVASADKIFESTSKEQVSRVGS, encoded by the exons ATGTTTTTAACTACAACTAAGTCTTATATTTCATCACCTTTCATCTCTTTCCGcaaaatttcttcattttccaAACCCAAATTGTGGAATATTGTACCGTCTTCTTCCACCGAACATTTGTCTTTAGGTTTATCCATTTCAGCCAGAAACATGTCTGTGTCTTGTACGTACTCATCAAAAAATGGATCACACTCTCATGGATCAACAATTCAG GGGGGTGAAGCATTTTTCAGGGGTGTGTTGGAGAGTATGCAGTCGGTGTACTTGAACAGAAATCCTACAGCAAAGGCAATATTGGACCTTGTTCACTCTGTCGAGAACAACTCCTTATGCTATGATCATCTTGCATTCAGGACATTTGGG GTGAATGGTTATGGAATTGACTCCATGGCTGGGTTTTTTCTGGATTATGGCTATACACAACGAGAGGAGCTGAGATTTCCAGGGAAAAAATTAAGGGCATTGTGGTTCTCACCTCCTGCTGATTCATTTTCTGGCAGTGGCAGTGGCATGAATGGTCCCTTGCCAAGAATTTTTATATCAGAGCTATTGGTAGATCAGATGAGTCCACAGACTCAG GAAATAATTAGGAAATACACTGAATCATCCGGTAATGGAAAAAAGTATGCAGCTCTTGCGAGTTCCTTGGGACATTTAACATGGGAAAAACCATTATATTCAGAGTTTCAACAATTGGCAAG AGAGAGTGAGTATGCTGCGTGGACTCTAGTCAATGGTCATGCACTGAACCATGTCACTATTTCCACTCATCGGCTGAAAACTCATTTGAGGGATATAAAAAAGTTGAACAAGTTTCTTGAGGAGAATGGGTTCAGATTGAATTCTGAAGGAGGAGTATTGAAAG TGAGCCCTGATGGCCTTCTCCAGCAAAGTTCAACTGTAGCCGATTCAGTTTCTTTCCAATTTTCTGATGGTATAACTGAATCAGTTCCATGCTCCTACATTGAATTTGCAGAGCGTTTCGTGCTGCCGCAGTATGAAAATTTACCTCACACAGAG ATTAAAGAGTTCCATAGGAGGGATGGTTTTGAGGTAGCAAGTGCTGATAAGATCTTTGAGAGCACATCCAAGGAACAAGTGAGTAGAGTAGGCTCTTAG